CGGGGCCAGTTAGTTGGAGCCGCGATCAACTCAGCTCCGCGAAGCGCCAGACTGCGTGGAAACTCCGGGAACTCCAAATCGAAGCAGATCAGGACGCCGACCTTGCCCACAGGCGTGTCGACGACTGGCGGCGCGACGGACCCCGGCGTGAAGATCAGCTTCTCCCTGTCCCACAGATGCACTTTGCGGTAGACGGCGCGCACGCCCGACGAATCGACCACCGCCGCACTGTTGTAGACGAGCCCATCCTCGCCGAGCTCGGCGAACCCGCCGATTGCGACGCCGTCGACGTCTGCCACTGCGGCAGCCCACTCGGCGAATACCGGATGCGCGGGCGCGATTGCAACGGACCGCGCCTCCTCGACGGAGCTGAGCATGTAGCCCGACGTCGCCAGTTCCGGAACGACGACAACACGCGCGCCTGCCGCAACCGCCTCGCGGATCGCAGCGCTTGTAAGGGCAAGATTCGTGTCAAGGTCGGCGACTGCGGGCGACAACTGAAGACAGGTGATGCGAGTCACAAGATCCGTTCGACGGTGAATATTCGGATGTTTCGGCGGCGCTCGCACCGCATCCGTTTGCAGAGAGCGTGTTTCGCTCGATCCCGTTCACGTTGCTGCCGTCGTTTCGTCTTGCTCGTAAATTATTCCTCGGCTGCCGGTTTGTCTATGTTTGAGAGAAACCTGTGAAAACTCAAAGGAATCGGTGGCGTCCCGGCGCGGAAGACTGCACCGGCCAGCCACAGTCGGAGGCGATCACCCGACCGCGTTCACTGCTGACATCGTGTTTGGCATACCTTCTGCAGTCGGATCATGCAGGCGTTGTGATCGTGAGCTTCGAGACTGATCGACGAGACCGGTCGCTGATGCTGATAGACAAGACTGATAGGCAACACTGAAGAATGACGACACTGAAGAATGACAACACTGAAGAATGACAACACCGAAGAATGACGACACCGAAGGCGGAGCAGCCATGACGACCCCTCTCCCGTACCGTGACCAAGCGCTGACCGTTGCCCGACGCGTCGAGGATCTCCTCGGGAGACTGACGCTGCAGGAGAAGGCCGGCCAGCTGAGCCAATACTTCTACTTTGGCGGGATGGGCGGGTTTCCGGCCGATCTCGACATCGCGACCCTGCCGCCGGAGCAACAGGCGTTTGCCCTTCAACCGCAAATGGCAGAAGCCGCGATCGCGGC
The Rathayibacter sp. SW19 DNA segment above includes these coding regions:
- a CDS encoding nitrilase-related carbon-nitrogen hydrolase, whose translation is MTRITCLQLSPAVADLDTNLALTSAAIREAVAAGARVVVVPELATSGYMLSSVEEARSVAIAPAHPVFAEWAAAVADVDGVAIGGFAELGEDGLVYNSAAVVDSSGVRAVYRKVHLWDREKLIFTPGSVAPPVVDTPVGKVGVLICFDLEFPEFPRSLALRGAELIAAPTNWPRESVPAGERVPEVTVAMATAYSNHVAIACCDRAGSERGQDWNEASCIIDSHGWVIATTDASGTAVAELDLALSRDKTMSDLVDVFDDRRPELYGALTASTPATLHPTR